The sequence TGCCTTTGGAGACAGTTTGTGTGGCGTGCTTATCAATAGATTCTCTTTGTCACTCGAGTTTTAGAGGGAGCAAAGGCCTTTGATGGAAGTCTCCTTAGTATATTCATCTGTATAATTTTTCACGTGtgatatatattataatatgtaTACATGTCAGATTTGACCTACTAGGTAATATATAAATACTAACCTACCGCAAGGCACCGAGAGAAAGTGCTTCTTTAATAGCGTatacactgaaaatatgtttcagGTCAACTATAAAACGCTAAATCTTTCTCAGTTTTCTTTGTTGTCTGTTGTGAAATTTCAGTACATCGCATAATATGTTTCCTGCAAACGGATGTACTTAAATGTACATCAGACACTGGCaatgattttcctttttattgtcTGAAATGTATATGGGGAAACTTGATTAAACTTGACTATCCGTTTAGATAATTAAAGCTGAAGTAATAATCTATTTCTATACGGTATCTATAATGAGTTGAGTACGTAAAGAGATGAAGAATTGTatcaaatggaaatatttttgcGTGCGCGACTTTGGCCCCCTGGCACGTGTTCCCACCGCCTGCACGCTCACTTCCAATGCTGAGCGGAACTCTGAATGAGTTAGTGGCCACATTTCAGCACCAACGGTTTGGACAGCGATACATGCGTCAGAACAAACGGCTGAGACTGATGGAAAGGCGCTTCAGTGTACTTCGTTTCTTTCACGTTCAGTTTGTCACTTGTGGAAATTTTCACTTCGataattgtttttcatgctACTACCCGAAAAAAACAGATATCTAAAAGCTTTGTCAATTGCCTGGCCCCTAAtgaaagcatttgcattttgtgtgccAGCGTTGTTTAAtcgtgaaaaaaatgtttgagctcggaaaacaacaacaacaacaacaacaacaacaacaataataataataataataataataataataataataataataataataataataataataatatcatcatcatcatcatcattttagattttattctCGCCTTTCTGGTCGAGTTAATATTCCATTTGATTGTGCATTAGTGTCAGaaattcttatttttcattagaATGCTTTATAGTTCAGATTAGTAACACACCTCTGTGATTTGCTTTTCGGGTAGATCTCTCTAGCTCTGTTATCCGCACTGAAACACAGACGTGTTCAGTTGGAGTGTGCTGTGACTTTAAGATGCGCGTTGGATTCTATTGGATGAGCCAGGGCGGGGCTGTACACCAATCGCAAGCAGAACTGTACAAAGAGATCtactccctcccccagccacAGCACCGTAACCCTTAAAATGCTCAGAGCGGGGAGAGCCCGAGCTACACTTGCGCTCACGGATACAACGCGCCAATAATACGCAGATAAAATATGCACCTTTTTTGTTAGCGCATGTCACAGTAATAGGTTAATTTGTCACgttttattaaacaaaataacacagagGGATATGATTTGCATCACATCGTGGAAATGAGTAACGGGTCGAGGCATCTGGTGGCGGAATGGCATGCGCTATGGCTGgtccatttctttttcctgtggAATACAATACAGGGGCAAATTCGCTACACCATTCCAGAGGAACTACAGCAGGGCTCTGTTGTTGGAAATATAGCGAAGGACCTGGGTTTTGGAATTTCGGAGATTTCTGAGCGCAAGCTGCGGATCGCCTCCGAGGGTAAGCAGTATTTCAGTGTGGATTTGGGAAAGGGAGAGCTGATCGTGAGCGAGAGAATCGACAGAGAGACTCTGTGCGGACAAAGCGCGAGCTGTGTGTTACCCTTGCAGGTCGTCATTGAAAATCCCTTGCAACTGCATCGtattgaaattgaaatacaGGACATAAATGACAATGCCCCAAATTTCATCACGATCAAGAGTATATTAAAAATACCTGAATCTGTTATTCCCGGAGCGCGATTCCCTCTTGAAAGTGCACAGGACCCCGATGTTGGCACAAACAGTTTACGTTCATACACTCTAAGCACCAGTGAATTTTTCcgtttaaatgttaaaaatcttGACAATGCTGGAAAGGTGCCCGAGTTGATTATAGATAAAGCACTAGATAGAGAAAAGCAGTCGGTTCACCAGCTTGTGTTGACAGCATTAGATGGAGGAAATCCGGTAAAATCAGGGACTGTTGTGATTAATGTTGCCGTTCAAGATGTCAATGACAATGCGCCAATTTTTGATCAGACTATTTACAAAACATCTGTTAGCGAAAAGGCAGAGCCTGGGGCGGTTATACTAAGACTCAAAGCTACTGACTTAGACGACGGTCCAAATGGGGTGTTACAATATTATTTCGGACCGCATACGTCAGACACGGTACAGACCACCTTTAGCATCTGTCCAGACACAGGAGAAGTAAGTGTGATTGGAAAACTAGACTACGAGGAGAGTAAATCGTACACGTTTAATGTCCTCGCCAAAGACCAAGGCCTCCCGGAGCTGGAAGGGCATTCCTCTGTGCAGATAGATATTGTGGACGAGAACGACAACCCGCCCGAAATCATTCTCACATCACTGTCCAGTCCGGTCCAGGAAAACGCATCTGTTGGAACTGTCGTAGCTTTGATCAATGTAAAAGATCCTGACTCCGGCGACAACGGCAAGGTTGATCTGCATGTATCCCCGGAAACCCCGTTTAAACTGAAGCCGTCTTTCGAGAATCATTACTCTTTGGTAACGGACTCTAGGTTAGACCGTGAGGTTAATCCGGAGTATGAAGTAGAAATAGTAGCCTCTGACTTCGGTTCCCCTTCCCTCCAAACCAAGAAGCTTGTCACTGTTAAAGTGCTGGATGTTAACGACAACCCCCCGCTCTTCTCACAGCCTTCGTTTAACGTGTATATCAAAGAAAACAACGCCGCTGGCGCCTCGCTTTGTTCTGTGTCTGCATCTGACGCTGACCAGGACAAAAACTCACTGATATCCTACTCTATTGTGGACTCTTCCTTGCAAGGTGTTCCCACGTCgtcttatttttatattaattccGAAAATGGCACGATATACAGTCTAAATTCATttgattatgaaaaaataaaagtgtttcaGATTACAGTGCAGGCAAAGGACCACGGCTCTCCGTCACTGAGCAGTAACGCCactgttcatgtttttatccTGGACCAGAACGACAACGCCCCCGCTGTTATTTACCCCTCTGCTATCATGGGCTCTGTCTCTCATCAGAAGATGCCCCGCTCTGCTAAAGCGGGACACCTCGTCACCAAAGTAACGGCAGTGGACGCCGACTCGGGCCACAACGCCTGGATTTCCTATAAGGTGGTGGAGGCTACAGACGCGTCTCTGTTGGGTGTGAATCTTTATACAGGGGAGGTGAGGACTAAGCGCGCAGTTTCAGAGCACGATGACTCCTCTCAGAGGCTGCTTATAGAGATTAAGGACAATGGAGAGCCGGTCCAGTCCACTACAGTCACAGTTGGCATATTGTTGGAGGACGGGATCCATGAGCCCATCTCAGACTTTCGACAGAAAGCGCAGGAGCCCggaaagaaaagcaataaaatcaccttttatttgatcatttctcTGGCCTCTGTTTCCGCTGTATCTTTTGTGACTTTTGTCATCTTGGCAGTGAAATGCGTTAGACACAGCCGAAGGGGCCCGTGTTGTTGTATGAGACGAGCGGACTCTGACGGATACGAGAATCCCAACAGAAACCTGCAGATCCAGCTGAACACGGACGGGCCCATTAAATATGTGGAGGTCCTGGGAGGGGACATGTCTCAGAGCCAGTCCTTCAGGTCCTGCTTCTCTCCGGTGTCAGAGTTCAGTGATTTCACCTTCGTTAAGCCAAGCAGCACCACTGACTTTAAGGAGATGATTAATGTCATCGATGCTTCTCTGCCTGACAGCGCGTGGACGTTCGAAGGTCAGCAGGTGAGGATTGGTAATAGAATGGGCATCTGTGCATAATTAGACTCATGCcattttattgacattatcgTAATCTGCATTTAGCCTAGTAATCTGcatttatcttattttggcGAGCGTGTTTGTGTAAACCCGTGAAACGCACGTTTGTATCATTTGTTTGCTTCACATGCGGTCGCAAACAATATCAAACGACGTTTGAAGTTATTGAGTCAATCTTTAACTTCACGTCATTCGataatgttcatttattttatttcctgaaTTGTATGTGTTAATGGTGTTTTAGTCATCAATTTTCTAAGCATGATTCGAACCAGCAGCAATGTGCAATATGACCGAATCTGATGTATTACTGGGCACGTGCACTTCGTATTGTTAGTATTTATTATATAGCTAATTGATTcgttaatattaaaaatgatttaatcaCTAAATTTCAGATGATAGCAAAATACAAcaggaaaatgatgaaataatgcagactaaatgttttatatgtgttATCAcgtgaataaatataaaatgtaaaatgaagagaCTCAATATTTAGCGCTAGGAAAGGAGAACGTGCAGTATGTCACAGAGTCCGAAATTCGCGATCAGCAGGTTGTGCTTGATGTTTGTCCCTCATAACTCTGCCAGGATTGTGATGTGTCTTTACTGTCAGCAGCGATGTATTtcttccaaagaaaaaaaatgtcgaCCATCTTTTTATCTCACAGGAATAAATCAGAAACATGAACAGCTGCAGTAGACTCTGTCTTTAAGAAGCAGATGGCTACCTATTGGACACTGTAGATGGGGCTGTGCACCAATAGCGTGCATAGCTTGACAAAGAGATCCACTCCCTCGCCCAGCCACAGTACCGTAACCCTTACAGTGCACAGAGTGGGGAGAGACGGAGCTGCACTGACATCCAGTTACACACATCCGGAATTAAATACTTATATAGCTGTATCAACGATATGATAAATTCAATTTCtatttgtgtgacattttattaCGTTACctgatattttcacatattttaatgcTAAATACAATATTATACGGTCTAAAATGGAAAAGCGGACGGAAAATAGCGACTGGAGAAGGCAGGTGTTGCGGTGGTACCAATTCTTTCTCATGTGGAGTACAATAGAGGCACAAATTCGCTATATCATTCCAGAAGAACTGAGCATTGGATCTGTTGTTGGAAATACAGCAAAGGACCTGGGTTTGGGAATTTCGGAGATTTCTGAGCGCAAGCTGCGGATCGCCTCCGAGGGTAAGCAGTATTTCAGTGTGGATTTGGGAAAGGGAGAGCTGATCGTGAGCGAGAGAATCGACAGAGAGACTCTGTGCGGACAAAGCGCGAGCTGTTTGTTACCCCTTGAAGTAGTTATTGAGAATCCACTTCAGCTTCACCGTGTTGAGGTTGACATTCGGGATATAAATGACAACTATCCACAATTTCAGTCGAAGGAACGAACGCTGAAAATCGCCGAATCAACCGCTCCGGGAATGCGTTTTCCTTTGGAGAGTGCGCAGGACCCAGATGTAGGCAACAATTCTCTACGGTCATACACAATCAGCAAGGATGCATGTTTCAGTCTGAAGGTTAAGGATCTCCAGGATGGGAGAAAGCTCCCCGAACTCGTACTGGAAAAGTCTTTGGACCGCGAAAAACAGGCTGTCCACCAGCTCCTATTGACTGCGATAGACGGCGGGAATCCCGTCAGGTCGGGCACCTCGCAAATTACCGTTATTGTCCTTGATAACAATGATAACAACCCTGTATTTGAAAAGAATCAGTACAGGGTCACTATTGATGAAAACAGCCCTGTGGGGACGCCTGTTATCAAGCTTGAAGCAAGGGATTTGGATGAAGGTGCAAATGGAGAAATACTGTATTCTTTTGGCGACCATACTGAGGATTTGGTGTATTCCTTGTTTGAGATAGATTCGAATACAGGAGAAGTGTTTCTGAAAGGGGAGTTAGATTTTGAGAATACTGCTTCTTACACAATTGCGATCACCGCCAAAGACAAAGGCACTCCCGAGATGGAGGGGCACTGTAGCGTACAGATAGACATAGCAGACATGAACGACAACCCTCCCGAAATCATCCTCACCTCCCAACCCAGCCCTGTCCGCGAGAATGCCCCTAGTGGCACTGTCATAGCTTTAATACGCGCACGAGACCTTGATTCCGGCGACAACGGAAGGGTGACGTTACGGGTTCCACCTGATTCTCCATTTATTCTGCAACCTTCAATTTCCGATCATTACGCTTTGGTTACAAATAGTGTTTTAGACCGGGAGAGTTTCCCAGAGTTTAATGTAGAAATCATAGCAACTGATTCGggttctccttctctgtctacCAAACAAACTATTCCAGTTACTATTCTCGATGTTAACGATAATCCGCCGAGATTCAAACACTCTTCCTATAATGTGTATTTGACTGAGAATAACTCTCCAGGCACAATACTGTGTTCCGTGTTCGCCTCTGATCCAGACCTGGGCGAGAATGCTAAGATCTCCTATTCTATCTTAGACTCCAAAGTACAAGACCTGTCCGTGTCCTCCTATGTTTACATTAACTCGGATAACGGCAGCATCTACAGCATGCACTCATTTGACTATGAGAAACTGAAGGTGTTTCAGATCCAGGTAGAGGCAAAGGACCACGGCTCTCCGTCTCTGAGCAGTAACGCCactgttcatgtttttatccTGGACCAGAACGACAACGCCCCCGCTGTTATTTACCCCTCTGCTATCATGGGCTCTGTCTCTCATCAGAAGATGCCCCGCTCTGCTAAAGCGGGACACCTCGTCACCAAAGTAACGGCAGTGGACGCCGACTCGGGCCACAACGCCTTGATTTCCTATAAGGTGGTGGAGGCTACAGACGCGTCTCTGTTGGGTGTGAATCTTTACACAGGGGAGGTGAGGACTAAGCGCGCTGTTTCAGAGCACGATGAGTCCTCTCAGAGGCTGCTTATAGAGATAAAGGACAATGGAGAGCCGGTCCAGTCCACTACAGTCACAGTTGGCATATTGTTGGAGGACGGGATCCACGAGCCCATCTCAGACTTTCGACAGAAAGCGCAGGAGCCCGGAAAGAAAAGCAATAAGATCACcttttatttgatcatttctcTGGCCTCGGTTTCTGCGGTATCTTTTGTGACTTTTGTGATTTTGGCTGTGAAGTGCGTTAGACACAGCCGAAGGGGCCCGTGTTGCTGTATGAGACGGGCAGACTCTGACGGATACGAGAATCCCAACAGAAACCTGCAGATCCAGCTGAACACGGACGGGCCCATTAAATATGTGGAGGTCCTGGGAGGGGACATGTCTCAGAGCCAGTCCTTCAGGTCCTGCTTCTCTCCGGTGTCAGAGTTCAGTGATTTCACCTTCGTTAAGCCCAGCAGCACCACTGACTTTAAGGAAATGATTAATGTCATCGATGCTTCTCTACCTGACAGCGCGTGGACGTTCGAGGGCCAGCAGGTGAGGATTTGGTGATCATTTACTCCTGAAATGACGCCTCGATATTCGCGGTCATCTGGAAATTTAGGATTTTCTGTatcaatatataatttttgttttttaacaacAACCCTGGGTGGGTTattcaaaatgttgtttttgtctctgtatTCTAGgattcattcataaataacGTTAAATTGCAATTTAGTTATTGTGTTCATGGTGCAGTCCTGTTCACGATGACATCATCGACATTTTGCAGCTCTAAAGCCACGTCGGTTAATTCAGCTTTAGTGTACAAACAACGTTGCAATGTCAACGCATTGTTCCCTCAAAATTTACCTAACAATAAACAGCACAACCTTCGGcgctatgtgtttttttatttatctttcttGACGTCTTAGAGGGGTTGCGTGCACTTTGGTCGCTCGGAAGCTGACGCCTTTAATTTCTACGACACcttgtggtgttttttgttattacatctgaaaaaacaGCTCCGTTTCTGTTCTGCTCGATTTGCTCTGAACATCGCAGTTATAACACAATGGTGTAGCTCTGGTGTTCCCTGAATGTACTATCTCTTAACATCTTAACAACAAATGCATTCTAGCAGAGTCTTCTCCCAATGtgaactttgtttttattgtccCTCTGTACCGATTTGGTGCTGCCAGGGGGACCTTTTGCGGGGCCCTGCACCATTTCCAGTATTAGCACTACATTCGTTTTATGGAAGCATGTGTGTAACGGGAATGCTCTTCTGAAAAAGAGCAATTTCCTATTCTTCCTATTCCTAGTCTGGAAGTTCCCCACTAGAGGAAACTATAGCGCCGTACTCCAATAGGACTCCGAACATTGTGACGTCGACATTTCCCCTCCCCTTGGtaggggggggggagcactcCGTTGCGGGAAAACTTCACGTGAAGTGAGAGAACACAGGGCTgcgttttccttttctttttacttaaACGTATTTGGGCCGTATGGATTGTTTAGATTTTCACGTCTTTTCATGTCAACGGCGTTTCTTCTGCTCAGTCGGATAGAGTACCTTAAATCGAACTATGGGTTTATTATTGTGACGATTAAAAGTTTCTTTAATGCTTCTGTGGACTTTCTACAATGGAATTCGGGAGGAAACGGGCCCCAAAGTTGCTCGCGCTGTGGTTGCATTTTTCCTTGATGTGTGGGATTATCAGCTCTTTGGAGCTTAAGTATTCCATATCAGAGGAGTTAAAAGTTGGGACCGTTGTTGGAAACATTGCTAAAGACTTGTCGCTGGACGTTCGGACGATTTTGGAGCGAAAGTTGCGGGTCGTTTCGGATTCTAATGTTCAGTACTTTGCTGTGAACTCCGCGAATGGAGCCTTGATTATTAGACAAACCATTGACAGGGAACGCATGTGCGGATTGAGTTTAACATGTTCTATACGCCTTCAGATCGTGCTAGAGAACCCTTTGGAAATGCACCTTATTGTTATAGATATCGTGGATGTGAATGACAACGCACCCCAGTTTTCTAATAAAAATATGTCGCTTGAAATTTCGGAGGCTGCCGCTCCGGGGACCAGATTTCGGCTGGAGAGTGCACAGGACCCAGATGTGGGTGTCAACTCGCTGCGAACTTACATGCTGAGTCCtaatgactgttttattttgaatgtggaAACTAAGAGCGACGGCACTAAGTTCCCCGAGTTGGTGTTGGAGAGAGCTCTCGACAGAGAAAAGCAGGCTGCGTTCCACCTTTTGCTCACCGCGGTGGATGGAGGGCAGCCGGAGAAGTCTGGGACTACTCTGGTACTTATTACAGTCCTGGATGTAAATGACAACGCACCGGTGTTTGACCTGTCGGTGAAAAAGGTCAGTCTTTTAGAAAACTCTCCCCGTGGTACTTTAGTGACAAAGCTTAATGCCACTGATCTAGACTATGGTCTGAATGGGGAGGTCTTGTTCTTCTTCGATAAATACACCCCGGAACAAGTGCTTAAGATTTTCAGCGTGGATTCTGAGACCGGGGAAATCCGAGTTAACGGTGAGGTGGATTATGAAATGGCGGACAGTTATGAAATTACCTTACAGGCTAGGGACAAAGGGGCTCCCGCCATGGAGGGGTCCTGTAATATTAAAGTAGAAATTATTGATGTGAATGATAATATTCCACAGATGACTATAAGCTCTCTAACAAATCCTATTAAAGAGGACATGCAGTCAGGCACTGTCATTGCACTAATCGACGTGAGAGATCCAGACTCTGGGAAGAACGGCGAGGTGAAGCTAAAGATCCCCCTAGGGTTGCCCTTTCAGCTGAATTCCCCTTTTGGGGGACACTTTACCTTGGTAACGCATGGCCCTTTGGACAGGGAGACAGTTGCCGAGTACACAATCCTGATTACAGCCACAGACTTGGGGTCCCCTCCCCTCACGTCCCAAAAGagcatctctgtctccctctctgacgTTAATGACAACGCTCCCAGCTTTTCCCAGCCGTCCTACTCTGTGGACATACCGGAGAACAACGCCCCCGGAACGCCCATCGTGACCGTGTCTGCGTCTGACCCGGACGTGGGCCAGAACGCACGCCTCTCTTACTCCATCCTGGAGAGCTCGGTGGAGGGCACGTCTGTGTCCTCGTATGTCTACATAAACTCAGATAACGGGGACATCTACAGCATGCGCTCCCTGGACTACGAGCACACGAACGCCTTCCGCGTACAGGTGCAGGTGAGGGACGCCGGATCGCCACCGCGGAGCTCCGATGTGACGGTTCACGTGTTCGTGACCGACGAGAATGACAACGCTCCAGCCCTGGTGTACCCCGCCCTGCCCGAAGACGGGGTGCTCCAGCTGAGCGTTCCCCACTCCGCCGCCCCGGGACAGCTCGTCCAGAGGATCGTGTGCGTGGACCCGGACAGCGGGCACAACGCCTGGCTGTTTTACAGCATCGCTCCCCAGCGGGAGGCGCAGCTGTTCCGCATCGGCCCCCACACGGGCGAGCTAAGGACGGCGCGCAAGTTTGcggagggggaggcgggggcggTGCACAgcctggtggtggtggtgcaggATAACGGCACGCCCCCCCGCTCCACCAGCATCACCGTCAACGTTACCGTGGAGGAGAGGGACCCGGACGGCACCTCCGACCGCAGGAAGACGCTGGCCAGGGGCGGCGGCCTATCCGACATCACTCTGTACCTCATCATCGCCCTGGCCTGCGTGTCGGGTGTCTCGTTCCTGACCTTTGCCGTCCTGCTGGTCAGGTGTCTGAGACGCAGGGACCCCCTGGGCGGCTGTGGGGGCTTGTGCTGCTACAGCAGGCACGCCTTACGCGGCCGACACACCCAGCACACGCAGAAGAacctccacctgcagctcaaCACCGACGGCCCCGTCAAGTACATGGAGGTGGTTGGGGGGACGCTGGAGCCCCGACAGCACAGCTACAGGCCCTGCTACTCCACCCTCTCGAGCAGGAGTGACTTTGTGTTCGTCAAgaccctcaacccccccaccctcatgGGCAACAGCAATACACTGAGCATGACCCTGTTCAGGAAAAACTTAAGCACTACAGCCAGCGAGGTGAGGGCGTGGTGTTAGCACAACCAATGGTTAGCGcactcagtggtctgggagtgttgttagcctggtctgacactgtttctcttttaaattgaatggatacacttatgctctgttgtgctggaagtcgatctggataagtgcgtctgctaaatgcatgtaatgtaatgtaacgtaatggggtgagggtgtgtgtagtagtaaaatgaaaagctagtaaaatgaaagagagggCTTGTGTACAAGAGAGATTTCTGAGGGAATACGAACATGACAGCAGACATCTGTgacatttaaattgaaaatgtgaaatgtggctaaactacatttgtattttgcttGCTTGATTTTTAGATATTTCTCTGGCATTTGATGAAATAATCCACATCTGTAATGTAAGTCTGGTACCAAATGAAGATACAGCGCAGCATGGAGAGACGTAGtaattcagtatttcatttaaCTCGTGGTAGGGGAAAAATTCATAGTGTTAGACTTCCTGAGCAGAACTACAACAACAGCATAGTAATGAAACACAAGAGTGACTGATCACATGCTTCCATGAGAAGGGAGCCGcaggatagagagagggagggaggaaggggacCTAATAACAGGATCCAGGGGTCAGTGGTTGACCCTTGACTTCCTGTTTTGCGCTGAACTTCGCAGAGTCATTCACGCTGCATGGTGAATGGTGACTTTCTGAGACTATCaggctgatgatgtcatcagcttAAATGCTGGTTAAaattgtctttttgtgtgtggagGATGGGGTTGAAAAGCGTGTACATTCCTGTTGTGATCATGCTATTCTGTAGATCTGTGATCCTGTCACGGCCATGTGTGTTCCACTGAACCATTGCTAGCTCTAACTAGGCTCTTATTTAGAATAAACCTTCCACTAAAATATTGTCTGGCATTGCCGGGAATGCTGAGATTGTATAGTATACATGTCAGGCACTTGGCGTGTGTGGTAATGACAGACAGGTAGTTGGCATATGCGGTAATGACAGGCAAACCTTTAGCCTGTGCAGTTAGATAGATGGTCAGTAGTGACGGATGGTTGGTGCACAGTAGTGACAAACAGATGGTTGGTGTGCGGTAGTGACTGATGGTTGTTGTGCGGTAGTGACTGATGGTTGGTGTGCGGTAGCGAGACTGATGGTAGGTGTATGGTAGTAACAGACAGATGATTAGTATGTGTTGTATTGACACATGGTTGGTGTGCGGTAGTGAGACTGATGGTAGGTGTATGGTAGTAACAGACAGATGATTGGTATGTGCTGT comes from Megalops cyprinoides isolate fMegCyp1 chromosome 3, fMegCyp1.pri, whole genome shotgun sequence and encodes:
- the LOC118774023 gene encoding protocadherin gamma-C5-like, whose product is MSNGSRHLVAEWHALWLVHFFFLWNTIQGQIRYTIPEELQQGSVVGNIAKDLGFGISEISERKLRIASEGKQYFSVDLGKGELIVSERIDRETLCGQSASCVLPLQVVIENPLQLHRIEIEIQDINDNAPNFITIKSILKIPESVIPGARFPLESAQDPDVGTNSLRSYTLSTSEFFRLNVKNLDNAGKVPELIIDKALDREKQSVHQLVLTALDGGNPVKSGTVVINVAVQDVNDNAPIFDQTIYKTSVSEKAEPGAVILRLKATDLDDGPNGVLQYYFGPHTSDTVQTTFSICPDTGEVSVIGKLDYEESKSYTFNVLAKDQGLPELEGHSSVQIDIVDENDNPPEIILTSLSSPVQENASVGTVVALINVKDPDSGDNGKVDLHVSPETPFKLKPSFENHYSLVTDSRLDREVNPEYEVEIVASDFGSPSLQTKKLVTVKVLDVNDNPPLFSQPSFNVYIKENNAAGASLCSVSASDADQDKNSLISYSIVDSSLQGVPTSSYFYINSENGTIYSLNSFDYEKIKVFQITVQAKDHGSPSLSSNATVHVFILDQNDNAPAVIYPSAIMGSVSHQKMPRSAKAGHLVTKVTAVDADSGHNAWISYKVVEATDASLLGVNLYTGEVRTKRAVSEHDDSSQRLLIEIKDNGEPVQSTTVTVGILLEDGIHEPISDFRQKAQEPGKKSNKITFYLIISLASVSAVSFVTFVILAVKCVRHSRRGPCCCMRRADSDGYENPNRNLQIQLNTDGPIKYVEVLGGDMSQSQSFRSCFSPVSEFSDFTFVKPSSTTDFKEMINVIDASLPDSAWTFEGQQVRIGNRMGICA
- the LOC118774024 gene encoding protocadherin gamma-C5-like; this translates as MEKRTENSDWRRQVLRWYQFFLMWSTIEAQIRYIIPEELSIGSVVGNTAKDLGLGISEISERKLRIASEGKQYFSVDLGKGELIVSERIDRETLCGQSASCLLPLEVVIENPLQLHRVEVDIRDINDNYPQFQSKERTLKIAESTAPGMRFPLESAQDPDVGNNSLRSYTISKDACFSLKVKDLQDGRKLPELVLEKSLDREKQAVHQLLLTAIDGGNPVRSGTSQITVIVLDNNDNNPVFEKNQYRVTIDENSPVGTPVIKLEARDLDEGANGEILYSFGDHTEDLVYSLFEIDSNTGEVFLKGELDFENTASYTIAITAKDKGTPEMEGHCSVQIDIADMNDNPPEIILTSQPSPVRENAPSGTVIALIRARDLDSGDNGRVTLRVPPDSPFILQPSISDHYALVTNSVLDRESFPEFNVEIIATDSGSPSLSTKQTIPVTILDVNDNPPRFKHSSYNVYLTENNSPGTILCSVFASDPDLGENAKISYSILDSKVQDLSVSSYVYINSDNGSIYSMHSFDYEKLKVFQIQVEAKDHGSPSLSSNATVHVFILDQNDNAPAVIYPSAIMGSVSHQKMPRSAKAGHLVTKVTAVDADSGHNALISYKVVEATDASLLGVNLYTGEVRTKRAVSEHDESSQRLLIEIKDNGEPVQSTTVTVGILLEDGIHEPISDFRQKAQEPGKKSNKITFYLIISLASVSAVSFVTFVILAVKCVRHSRRGPCCCMRRADSDGYENPNRNLQIQLNTDGPIKYVEVLGGDMSQSQSFRSCFSPVSEFSDFTFVKPSSTTDFKEMINVIDASLPDSAWTFEGQQVRIW